In Mustelus asterias unplaced genomic scaffold, sMusAst1.hap1.1 HAP1_SCAFFOLD_1137, whole genome shotgun sequence, the following are encoded in one genomic region:
- the LOC144487930 gene encoding arylamine N-acetyltransferase, pineal gland isozyme NAT-3-like — MDAGRYLARIGFQGSRRPSLVNMMQIHRCHVLSVPFGSLANHCGEDIFLELPFLYRKVVDQRHAGFCYKLNGLFSWRLGELGCTGVSLPAAQFNSLETQRYGPPREHLALLVELEGRRWLCEVAFRKCFRSPLILESRCCLHLPGILITLTGRRLTTTQFTLSGDRENSVTIEVEEERIPEVLKEQFRITLRKELVPKEQDIIPPSTPMEQNQNLGFTAINPAPKFQMFK, encoded by the exons ATGGATGCAGGCAGATACCTGGCGAGGATTGGCTTCCAGGGCTCCAGACGGCCGTCACTGGTGAACATGATGCAGATCCACCGCTGCCATGTCCTCTCGGTGCCCTTTGGCAGCCTGGCCAACCACTGTGGCGAGGACATCTTCCTGGAGCTGCCCTTTCTGTACCGGAAGGTGGTGGATCAGCGCCATGCGGGTTTCTGCTACAAGCTGAATGGATTGTTCTCCTGGCGGTTGGGAGAGCTGGGTTGCACCGGGGTCAGCCTGCCCGCTGCACAGTTCAATTCGCTGGAAACGCAGCGCTATGGGCCTCCCCGGGAGCACCTGGCATTGCTGGTGGAGCTGGAGGGCAGGAGGTGGTTGTGCGAAGTGGCCTTCAGGAAGTGTTTCCGCAGCCCGCTGATTCTGGAG TCCCGTTGTTGCTTGCATCTCCCCGGCATCCTGATCACCCTCACGGGCAGAAGGCTGACCACAACCCAGTTTACACTGTCGGGCGACAGGGAAAATAGTGTCACCATAGAGGTAGAGGAGGAGAGAATCCCCGAGGTCCTGAAGGAACAATTTAGAATAACGCTGAGAAAGGAACTCGTTCCCAAAGAGCAGGATATCATTCCGCCATCAACTCCAATGGAGCAAAACCAAAACCTGGGCTTTACAGCCATAAACCCAGCCCCCAAATTCCAAATGTTCAAGTGA